A genomic segment from Arcobacter acticola encodes:
- a CDS encoding peptidylprolyl isomerase — protein sequence MKKVLFFLCSFVLLLEASNPIATMETTKGNIVLELRTDLAPKAVENFVTHSKNGYYNGITFHRVIRSFMIQAGDPTGTGAGGESIWGQPFKDEFAPNAVFDKAGILAMANRGPNTNGSQFFITTVPAYHLNGGYTIFGYVKDGYDVVKKIESVPTNKYQGDKPLEDVKIISISIKE from the coding sequence ATGAAAAAAGTTTTATTTTTCCTTTGTTCATTTGTGTTACTTTTAGAAGCATCTAATCCTATTGCTACTATGGAAACTACAAAGGGAAATATTGTTCTAGAATTAAGAACTGACTTAGCACCAAAAGCTGTTGAAAACTTTGTAACTCATTCAAAAAATGGATATTACAATGGCATTACTTTTCACAGAGTTATTAGAAGTTTTATGATTCAAGCTGGAGATCCAACAGGAACAGGAGCTGGTGGAGAATCAATTTGGGGTCAACCATTCAAAGATGAATTTGCACCAAATGCAGTATTTGACAAAGCAGGTATCTTAGCAATGGCTAATAGAGGTCCAAATACTAATGGCAGTCAATTTTTTATTACAACTGTTCCTGCCTATCATTTAAATGGTGGATATACTATTTTTGGTTATGTAAAAGATGGATATGATGTAGTTAAGAAAATAGAAAGTGTTCCTACAAATAAATACCAAGGTGATAAGCCTTTAGAAGATGTTAAAATTATTTCTATTTCAATTAAAGAGTAA
- a CDS encoding (2Fe-2S) ferredoxin domain-containing protein codes for MEMPSIPQPTFYIFKCEQASPPGMPKPSCVNENTRDLFNHTAQTLMKSGLMGPVQVVRTSCLGRCQMGPLMLVEPGHFMYSHLSKEKIDRIIEEHILGGNPVEEYLIPSQYWGEAVNLAK; via the coding sequence ATGGAAATGCCAAGTATCCCACAACCAACGTTTTATATATTCAAATGTGAGCAGGCTTCACCTCCTGGAATGCCAAAACCGTCATGTGTTAATGAAAATACAAGAGATTTATTTAATCATACAGCTCAAACTTTAATGAAGAGTGGTTTGATGGGTCCAGTTCAAGTTGTTAGGACTTCATGCCTTGGAAGATGTCAAATGGGTCCACTTATGCTAGTAGAGCCAGGACATTTTATGTATTCTCATTTATCTAAGGAAAAAATAGATAGAATTATAGAAGAACATATACTAGGTGGAAACCCAGTTGAGGAGTATTTAATACCTTCTCAATATTGGGGTGAAGCAGTTAATTTAGCGAAATAA